A region of Mauremys mutica isolate MM-2020 ecotype Southern chromosome 24, ASM2049712v1, whole genome shotgun sequence DNA encodes the following proteins:
- the FAM32A gene encoding protein FAM32A, with translation MAEYESVQRAPLRLKGSGAAPALGKRKKKKAAAKDKSKIVEQIVSSKKQEEEKKRALDKRTPAQLAYEKTQEKRQMERILKKASKTHKQRVEDFNRHLDALTEHYDIPKVSWTK, from the exons ATGGCGGAATATGAGAGTGTCCAGCGCGCGCCGCTGCGGCTGAAGGGGAGCGGCGCGGCCCCGGCGCTTGGGAAGCG GAAGAAGAAGAAGGCGGCGGCTAAGGACAAAAGCAAAATCGTGGAGCAGATCGTGAGCAGTaagaagcaggaggaggagaagaagcgGGCTCTGGACAAGCGGACCCCTGCACAGCTGGCCTATGAGAAGACCCAAGAGAAAAGG CAAATGGAAAGAATACTGAAGAAAGCCTCCAAAACTCATAAACAAAGAGTTGAG gATTTCAACAGACACTTGGATGCTCTGACTGAACATTATGACATTCCCAAAGTTAGCTGGACTAAGTGA